A single Desulfobaculum bizertense DSM 18034 DNA region contains:
- the radA gene encoding DNA repair protein RadA: protein MKQKRIFVCAECGGISPRWQGQCPHCGAWNCLQEKAAPKKSGSSRPGVASAPLHAFRNPVPISEYSEQNATPYSSGLSALDRILGKGLMPGGAILMAGNPGIGKSTLLLQLAGSVGAMGHSALYVSAEESLGQVQARAKRLGLLSDNLLALSTTRLEDVLSIFDSPDCPEIMVVDSVQTLSSEGIDGMPGTVSQVRAVSTSLIERAKETGTTLVLVGHVTKDGQIAGPKLLEHMVDTVLSLEGDRQHLFRILRVMKNRFGPCHELLVFEMLSSGMQVVDDPSTFFLQDRDPHLSGTSLVMAADGQRPFAVEIQALVSKSFLAIPRRTALGFDANRLHLLLAVLEKRLHLNLSQVDIYAKIGGGMRMTDPGLDAGIVAAVLSSFYDKPLPEAAVVWGEIDLNGQVRPVSSHDIRMKQAQRLGYGPIVAPYAEGSGVRTIAELQNRLFGGGRK, encoded by the coding sequence ATGAAACAGAAACGAATTTTTGTCTGTGCTGAGTGCGGGGGCATTAGCCCCCGTTGGCAGGGACAGTGCCCGCACTGCGGTGCCTGGAACTGCCTGCAGGAAAAAGCCGCTCCAAAGAAAAGCGGCTCATCTCGCCCCGGAGTTGCCTCCGCCCCCCTCCACGCCTTTCGTAATCCCGTCCCCATTTCGGAATATTCCGAGCAGAATGCAACACCGTATAGTTCTGGCCTGTCCGCTCTTGACCGTATTTTAGGCAAAGGCCTTATGCCCGGCGGTGCTATTCTTATGGCAGGTAATCCCGGCATAGGTAAGTCCACGCTCCTTTTGCAGCTCGCAGGGAGTGTTGGCGCCATGGGCCATTCTGCGCTTTATGTTTCCGCTGAGGAATCGCTTGGGCAGGTTCAGGCCCGCGCCAAGCGTTTAGGGCTTTTGTCCGACAACCTTCTTGCGCTGTCGACAACACGTCTGGAAGATGTCCTGAGCATTTTTGATAGCCCTGACTGCCCCGAGATCATGGTGGTGGACTCTGTGCAGACTTTGTCTTCCGAAGGCATTGACGGTATGCCTGGCACCGTAAGTCAGGTGCGTGCTGTATCTACCTCCCTTATTGAACGGGCCAAGGAAACTGGCACGACGTTAGTCTTGGTCGGCCATGTTACAAAAGATGGACAAATTGCCGGGCCAAAGCTCCTTGAGCACATGGTCGACACTGTCCTTTCGCTCGAAGGTGACCGGCAGCATCTTTTTCGCATTTTGCGCGTCATGAAGAACCGTTTTGGTCCCTGTCACGAGCTTCTCGTTTTTGAGATGCTGAGTTCTGGGATGCAGGTCGTTGACGACCCCTCTACCTTTTTCCTTCAGGATCGCGATCCTCATCTTTCCGGGACCTCGCTTGTCATGGCTGCAGATGGCCAGCGTCCTTTTGCCGTCGAAATTCAGGCGCTCGTGAGCAAATCGTTTCTCGCCATTCCCCGGCGTACGGCCTTGGGTTTTGACGCGAACAGGCTGCATCTCTTGCTTGCTGTGCTTGAAAAACGGTTGCACCTTAATTTGTCGCAGGTCGATATTTACGCCAAGATTGGCGGCGGGATGCGCATGACAGACCCCGGGCTTGATGCCGGTATCGTCGCTGCCGTCCTTTCGTCTTTTTATGACAAGCCACTCCCAGAAGCCGCTGTCGTTTGGGGCGAGATCGATCTCAATGGGCAGGTGCGACCCGTTAGCAGCCACGACATCCGCATGAAGCAGGCTCAGCGTCTTGGCTATGGGCCTATTGTTGCCCCCTATGCCGAAGGCTCCGGCGTTCGCACTATTGCAGAGCTACAGAACCGACTCTTTGGCGGTGGGCGAAAGTAA
- the cysS gene encoding cysteine--tRNA ligase: protein MQLYNTMTRSKEEFTPLDDNHVRMYACGITAYDYCHIGHARSAVVFDVLVRYLRHVGYNVTFARNFTDVDDKIINRANENGEDPHALAERFIGAFHEDMDRLNVTRADIEPRATEFIEEMIALTQKLIDMGHAYSTESGDVYFRVRSFNDYGKLSGRDVDDMRSGARIQPGDEKEDPLDFALWKAAKPGEPKWKSPWGEGRPGWHIECSAMSDKQLSLPFDIHGGGQDLIFPHHENEIAQSEAASGKDMARFWVHNGFVQVNSEKMSKSLGNFSTIRDILDSYQAETLRYFLLTKHYRSPIDFTPENMLDAEKNLKRIYSAKQDAQLALERAKWSKAELPAELVEELKKLEADWNQAMADDINTAAALGHVFGLIRLMGRVAENKSWKKSEGAQKLWTKGLELLSSWGEVLGVFQQDSADFLAELKATRVKRQDIDLSKVEELLAQRLEARKAKDFERSDAVRDELAALGIAVKDSPAGQEWDVL from the coding sequence ATGCAGCTCTACAACACAATGACACGCAGCAAGGAAGAGTTCACCCCTCTCGACGATAACCATGTCCGCATGTATGCCTGTGGCATCACCGCTTACGACTACTGTCACATTGGACATGCTCGTTCTGCTGTCGTTTTTGACGTGCTGGTGCGTTACCTCCGTCACGTTGGATACAATGTTACCTTTGCCCGCAACTTCACCGACGTTGACGACAAAATCATCAACCGTGCAAACGAAAACGGCGAAGATCCCCACGCCCTCGCAGAGCGCTTCATCGGCGCTTTCCATGAGGACATGGACCGACTGAATGTGACCCGCGCGGACATCGAGCCTCGTGCAACAGAATTCATCGAAGAAATGATCGCCCTCACTCAGAAACTCATCGACATGGGCCATGCCTATTCCACTGAGTCCGGTGACGTCTATTTCCGCGTTCGTTCTTTCAATGACTACGGCAAGCTCTCTGGTCGCGATGTTGACGACATGCGTTCCGGCGCCCGCATTCAGCCCGGCGATGAAAAAGAAGACCCACTTGATTTTGCCCTGTGGAAAGCTGCAAAGCCCGGCGAACCCAAGTGGAAAAGCCCTTGGGGTGAAGGGCGCCCCGGCTGGCACATTGAGTGTTCTGCCATGAGCGACAAGCAGCTCTCTCTGCCCTTCGACATTCACGGCGGTGGTCAGGACCTTATCTTCCCCCATCACGAGAATGAAATCGCCCAGTCCGAAGCCGCATCCGGAAAGGACATGGCCCGTTTTTGGGTGCACAATGGCTTTGTTCAGGTCAACTCTGAGAAAATGTCCAAGTCTCTTGGCAACTTCTCCACAATTCGCGACATCCTCGACAGCTATCAGGCTGAAACCCTGCGCTACTTTTTGCTGACCAAGCATTACAGAAGCCCAATTGATTTCACCCCTGAGAACATGCTCGATGCCGAGAAGAACCTAAAGCGCATCTACTCTGCAAAGCAGGACGCACAGCTTGCTCTTGAGCGTGCCAAGTGGTCCAAAGCAGAGCTGCCCGCCGAGTTGGTCGAAGAACTCAAGAAGCTCGAAGCCGACTGGAATCAGGCAATGGCTGACGACATCAACACAGCCGCAGCCCTCGGCCACGTTTTCGGCCTCATTCGTCTCATGGGACGCGTTGCAGAGAACAAGAGCTGGAAGAAATCCGAAGGCGCTCAGAAGCTGTGGACCAAGGGACTTGAGCTTCTCTCCAGCTGGGGCGAAGTCCTCGGTGTCTTTCAGCAGGACTCTGCTGACTTTCTCGCGGAGTTGAAAGCAACTCGCGTGAAGCGTCAGGACATCGATCTCAGCAAGGTTGAAGAACTTTTGGCCCAGCGTCTCGAAGCCAGAAAAGCAAAGGACTTCGAACGTTCCGACGCCGTTCGTGACGAACTCGCCGCTCTCGGCATTGCCGTTAAGGACTCCCCCGCTGGGCAGGAATGGGACGTGTTATAA